A single window of Halobacterium jilantaiense DNA harbors:
- a CDS encoding DUF7119 family protein translates to MTDDADRVPTDRESPVGEPVVRGDDAVADDDQPAVAFDPDDPESVATAVETVAAFAAGDLPDTPRYVLRAAAACAALVRAEDGYTAAADRADCSVALVRKWARVHDLPRPIRERVAHGDIPPSAAKHVARVQGDARYLLAWAVVDDDLTVREIRAAASAVADGTSPADALRNQGADPGRLAVSLPLDVYRRLRAHATATDSDPSDVVENALQNYLD, encoded by the coding sequence ATGACTGACGACGCCGACCGGGTGCCGACCGACCGCGAATCACCGGTCGGCGAGCCGGTCGTCCGCGGCGACGACGCCGTCGCCGACGACGACCAGCCGGCGGTCGCGTTCGACCCCGACGACCCCGAGAGCGTCGCGACCGCAGTCGAGACGGTGGCCGCGTTCGCAGCCGGCGACCTCCCCGACACCCCCCGGTACGTCCTGCGGGCGGCCGCGGCCTGCGCGGCGCTCGTGCGCGCAGAAGACGGCTACACCGCGGCCGCCGACCGCGCCGACTGCTCGGTCGCACTCGTCCGGAAGTGGGCGCGCGTCCACGACCTCCCCCGGCCCATCCGCGAACGCGTCGCACACGGCGACATCCCGCCATCGGCGGCGAAACACGTGGCGCGCGTTCAGGGCGACGCCCGCTACCTGCTCGCGTGGGCAGTCGTCGACGACGACCTCACCGTCCGCGAAATCCGCGCGGCCGCCAGCGCGGTCGCCGACGGCACCAGCCCCGCCGACGCGCTCCGCAACCAGGGTGCCGACCCCGGCCGACTCGCCGTCTCGCTGCCCCTCGACGTCTACCGCCGGCTGCGCGCGCACGCCACCGCGACCGACAGCGACCCGAGTGACGTCGTCGAGAACGCGCTCCAGAACTACCTCGACTGA
- a CDS encoding M20 family metallopeptidase has protein sequence MDDVREFAAALVEFESTNGEEAAVSAWLSDRLDEFGFEVYEWTVDADRLADQPSFPDDPADIRVADRPSVGGVLEFGDPEAGTNIVLNGHLDVVPADEGQWSSPPFAARWDGDELTGRGAADMKSGLAGCVFAARRLADSDFDLDGRVVVEGVVGEEAGGVGAAAAALDNPYPFDRDAAIVAEPTELAPVVACEGSLMKRLELTGRGAHAATPWRGENVLDQFDEVRSAFEDLAAERESRVTHPLYEEFPTKWPVVCGTVEAGEWASTVPASLTAEWRIGVAPGETVAEVERAFDAALADVVADSEWLREHAPTFERFSVQFEPSEVDPDEPVVRSVVDALREHGVGDPEPRGVTYGTDARHYVDAGIPTVLFGPGSIEQAHFPDETIDATEVETFVDVAADAVASFLRQSR, from the coding sequence ATGGACGACGTCCGGGAGTTCGCCGCGGCGCTGGTAGAGTTCGAGTCGACCAATGGGGAGGAGGCGGCGGTGTCGGCGTGGCTGTCCGATCGCCTCGACGAGTTCGGGTTCGAGGTCTACGAGTGGACGGTGGACGCCGACCGGCTCGCTGACCAGCCGTCGTTCCCGGACGACCCGGCAGACATCCGGGTGGCCGACCGGCCGAGCGTCGGCGGTGTCCTGGAGTTCGGCGACCCGGAGGCCGGGACGAATATCGTCCTCAACGGTCACTTGGACGTGGTGCCGGCGGACGAGGGCCAGTGGTCGTCCCCGCCGTTCGCGGCTCGGTGGGACGGCGACGAACTGACAGGGCGGGGCGCTGCCGACATGAAGTCCGGGCTGGCTGGCTGCGTGTTCGCGGCGCGCCGGCTGGCCGACTCGGACTTCGACCTCGATGGGCGTGTGGTGGTCGAGGGCGTCGTCGGCGAGGAGGCCGGTGGGGTGGGTGCGGCGGCGGCCGCACTTGACAATCCGTATCCGTTCGACCGGGACGCGGCCATCGTCGCCGAGCCGACTGAACTCGCACCGGTGGTCGCCTGTGAGGGGAGCCTGATGAAGCGGCTGGAACTCACTGGTCGGGGCGCGCACGCGGCGACGCCGTGGCGAGGAGAGAACGTCCTCGACCAGTTCGACGAGGTCCGGTCGGCGTTCGAGGACCTCGCTGCCGAGCGCGAGTCGCGCGTGACGCATCCACTGTACGAGGAGTTCCCGACCAAGTGGCCCGTGGTCTGTGGCACGGTCGAGGCCGGCGAGTGGGCGTCGACGGTGCCGGCGTCGCTGACGGCGGAGTGGCGCATCGGTGTCGCGCCCGGAGAGACCGTCGCCGAGGTCGAGCGGGCGTTCGACGCCGCGCTCGCGGACGTAGTCGCCGACAGCGAGTGGCTCCGCGAGCACGCGCCGACGTTCGAGCGGTTCTCCGTGCAGTTCGAGCCCTCCGAGGTCGACCCCGACGAGCCCGTCGTCAGGTCGGTCGTCGACGCGCTCCGCGAGCACGGCGTCGGCGACCCGGAGCCCCGTGGCGTGACGTACGGCACGGACGCGCGCCACTACGTCGACGCGGGGATTCCCACCGTGCTGTTCGGTCCGGGGAGCATCGAGCAGGCGCACTTCCCGGACGAGACCATCGACGCCACCGAGGTGGAGACGTTCGTGGACGTGGCTGCCGACGCCGTCGCGTCGTTCCTGCGTCAGTCGAGGTAG